From the Mycobacterium sp. DL592 genome, the window CCAGTGCGGCCTGCGCGGCGTCGGCGTCGGTGCGGTCGATCGGCACCTGCCCGGCCACCGTGTAGAACCACCGGTTGAACCAACCTTTGAGTCCGGTGCCGGTGAAGTACTCCTGCTTGGCCAGGAAGGTGATTCGCCGCCGCACGACGAGCGGCAGGTAGAAGCTGTCCGCGACCGCGAGGTGGTTGCTGGCCAGAATGGCCGGGCCGGAGTCTGGAACGTATTCCAGCCCTTCGACTTTCGGCCTACCGAGCAAAGACAGCAAGGGTCCCATGAAGATGTACTTGAACAGCCAATACCACATGGAGCCTCCCAATCGGGCGCGCGCTTTGCGCCAACTCTACCCAGCCGCCGATGCACCGACCACAGGTCGGTTCCGGTTCACACCGGATCTTCAGACGCCGGCCCGGGGAATTCCTCCACGGTGACCGGGATGTGTTGGTAGCGGCTGCGGGGCGGCTCGGGCGGGTCGGCCGCCTCGCCGTCGGGGGCCGCGGGGCCGTCCTGGCCGGACGGCGTCACGGGATCCCCGGCCATCGACCGGATCACCGTCATCAGCGTCACGCTGTGCTCGGCGATCACCGTCAGCAGAGGATGCTGCTCACCGTTGACCAGTGCCGCCAGCGCACAGACTGGGCACCACACCTGCTGGCACTTGGCCGGTCCGTTGTCGGGGTTGGCAGCCATCGCCGCGGCGGCACGCACCGCCGGGTCCAGGCGGTCCAGGATCGCCTGGGCCAGTGCGCGCAGCTCGGGCCCGATGTCGGGGTGGCTGGTGCCACTCACGCCGGCCACACCTCCGGATTGGGTCGAAAGCGCACTGTCAGCTCATTGCCGCGCAGTGCCGCGTCGGTCACGATGCATCGGCGCAGAACCGATGCGAGCCGAACCCGGCGTCGCATCCCGGCAACGCCGATGATCAGGTCGTCGTCGACTCGACCCAGCGTCAGCGTGCCGGAGTCGACCTGCGGCAACTCTAGCCGCATCCGGTAGACCGCATCGAGGCCGGAGCCCGACTCCCGGTCGACGACGGGCCGCAGCGGCCCCGGCGGTGGCGAGCCGTCCCGGCGGCGGACGCTGTCGAGCAGCTGGCCGAGCGCCTTGGGGCCGATCGGCTCGCCGGCCAGATGCGGGGCCAGGATCAGCGCGACGTCGCCGGTCGCGGTGCTTAGCTCGTCGAGGACGACCTGCTGTTCGGAGATCCGCTCGGCATACCAGTCGAAGGCGGGGTGATCCGGGAGGTTGCGGTACTCGTATGAATCGTCTTGGACCAGAACCTGGTTGGCGATGAGCTCGGCGACCCGCACACCCATCAGCGCCAGCGAGCCGAGGGTGCGCACGGCTTCGGCCGCGACCACCCGCTCGGCGGTGAGCACCAGGTGTGCGCTGACCCGCTCGCCGTCGGTGAGCAGTGCCGACAGCGCTTCCATGCCGCCGGCGATCGACTCGACCACCGCGACGGTGGCCGCTCCCCGGATGTCGTC encodes:
- a CDS encoding ArsA family ATPase, yielding MKPDDAPAADAGSEARARISFFVGKGGVGKSTLAAATAVRAALAGERVLAVSTDQAHSLGDVLGVPVPPTGGREPVRILTEQEGGHLDALALDTLALLEARWRTVAPVLAGRFPESDLKDLAPEELSALPGVQEVLGLAEVSALAAGGHWDYVVVDCASTADAMRMLTLPAAFAMYVERAWPRHRRLSSAADDIRGAATVAVVESIAGGMEALSALLTDGERVSAHLVLTAERVVAAEAVRTLGSLALMGVRVAELIANQVLVQDDSYEYRNLPDHPAFDWYAERISEQQVVLDELSTATGDVALILAPHLAGEPIGPKALGQLLDSVRRRDGSPPPGPLRPVVDRESGSGLDAVYRMRLELPQVDSGTLTLGRVDDDLIIGVAGMRRRVRLASVLRRCIVTDAALRGNELTVRFRPNPEVWPA